The Sediminicola sp. YIK13 genomic sequence AACCTTAAAAGTTCGCTAATGGAGAGATTGGTCATTTTAGGCGGGGGAGAAAGTGGTGTTGGAACTGCCATTTTGGGCAAGAAAATGGGCTATGATGTCTTTGTGTCCGATGGAGGGAAAATTAAGGAAAAATATAAAAATGCTCTCGAAAATCTAGGAGTAGATTGGGAGGAGGAAAGACATACAGAGGCTAAAATATTGATTGCCGATGTGGTTATGAAGAGCCCTGGAATACCAGATACGGTTTCCTTGGTGGTTAAACTTAGGGAAATGAACATCCCCGTTATTTCCGAAATAGAGTTCGCTTCGAGATATACCGAAGCTACTATTATTGGAATAACAGGGAGCAATGGGAAGACCACGACTACCATGTTGGTGAATCATTTGTTAAAAAATGGTGGATTGAACGTGGGAATGGCCGGTAATATTGGCGACAGTTTTGCGAAAATGGTTGCAGAACAGGATTATGACTATTACGTGTTGGAGATAAGTAGTTTTCAATTGGATGGCATTGTGGAATTTAAGCCACATATCGCGATCATAACCAATATATCTCCCGACCATTTGGATCGATATGATTATAAGTTTGAAAATTATATCGCTTCCAAATTTAAGATAGTACAAAATCAAACCGATGAGGATTACCTTATTTACGATGCTGATGATGAAGTAATAATGGATTATTTGGAACAACACAAAATATCATCCAAGTTGATTCCCTTTTCCCTGGAGAAAGAATTTACGGAAGGCGCATATATAAAAAATAATAAAATACAGATTACAACTCAAAATAACACAATGGAGATGGAGCAAGACACTTTGGCTTTAGAAGGCAAGCACAACCTTAAAAACACTATGGCAGCATCAACTGCAGCCAAGTTGGTGCAGATTAGAAAACAGACAATCCGAGAAAGTGTCCAAAATTTTCAAGGCGCCGCCCATAGATTGGAAAAAGTATTGAAGATCCATCATGTGCAGTACATCAATGATTCCAAAGCTACCAATGTAAATGCAACGTATTATGCATTGGACAGTATGAAAACCCCTACCGTTTGGATTGTAGGTGGGTTGGATAAAGGGAACGATTATAAATCCTTAATGCCAATGGTCAGGGAAAAGGTAAAGGCCATAGTGTGTTTGGGATTGGATAATTCAAAAATAAAGGATGCATTTGGCAATGTAGTGGATTTAATGGTGGAGACTTTTTCAATGGAAGAAGCCATAAAGGTGGCTTATAAAATTGCTGAACGAGGTGACACCGTATTATTGTCCCCGGCCTGTGCCAGTTTTGACCTATTTAAAAATTACGAAGACAGGGGAGATCAATTTAAAGAAGCTGTAAAAAACCTATAGTGTGGTAGATTTTTTTAAAAATATCAAAGGAGATAAGGCCATATGGGGGGTTGTAGCCCTCTTGGCCCTATTTTCTTTTTTACCTGTTTACAGTGCCAGTAGTAATTTGGTATATGTGGTAGGTAATGGGACAACAGTGGGGCATTTGTTGAAACATGCGATGCTGTTGATTCTGGGATTTGGTGTCATTTATGGCGTTCATAAAATACCGACTCACTTTTTTAAAGGTCTATCTCTCATTGCCATGCCTATAGTTTTGTTGTTGTTGGCATACACTTTGGCTCAGGGAACAACTATAGATGGTGCCAATGCAAGTCGTTGGATTCGCCTTCCCTTGGTTGGTTTTACATTCCAAACTTCTACTTTGGCGTCCGTGGTTTTAATGATCTATGTCGCTAGGTACCTTACAAAAATTAAGGATAAAATTATAAGTTTTAAGGAGAGCATCCTGCCCTTGTGGCTGCCAGTTTTTTTGGTGTTGATACTGATCCTTCCCGCTAACTTTTCCACAGCTGCCATTATCTTTTTTATGGTATTGTTACTGTGTTTTATGGGGGGGTATCCTATCCGATATTTAATGGGGATAATAGGTGCGGGAATTTTGCTGCTCACCCTGTTCGTATTGTTGGCCAAGGCCGTTCCAGATGTATTTCCCAATAGGGTGGATACTTGGATCAGTAGAGTGGAAAGCTTTTGGGATCCAGCGGATACGGAGGCAGATTACCAGATTGAAAAGGCCAAAATAGCTATCGCTACCGGTGGTATTGTGGGTAGCGGTGCGGGAAAGAGTGTCATGAAGAACTTTTTGCCGCAGAGCTCTTCGGATTTTATCTATGCCATTATTGTGGAGGAATACGGACTTATTGGGGGTTTCGCCATAATGTTTTTTTATCTGTTGTTGCTGTTTAGAATAGTGGTGGTTGCCAATGGAAGCTCCAGCGTTTTTAGCAAGTTGCTGGTGGTTGGTGTTGGTTTGCCCATTGTTTTCCAAGCCCTGATCAATATGGCTGTGGCAGTAGAATTATTTCCGGTAACCGGGCAGACCTTGCCCTTGATAAGTAGTGGTGGTACCTCAATCTGGATGACCTGTCTTGCAATAGGCATCGTATTGAGTGCAAGTAATAAAAATATGGAAGAAGAGGAAAATGCCTCGGAATTGGATGATACGAACCCTTTAGAAGTGCTAAGTGGACAACTATAGATTTATACTTTCCGGGGGAGGAACAGGCGGACATATATATCCGGCCATAGCCATAGCCAACGAATTGAAATTGAGGTATCCCAATGCCGATATTCTGTTTGTAGGGGCCAAGGATAGAATGGAAATGGAAAAAGTTCCTCAGGCTGGGTATAAAATAAAAGGATTGTGGATTAGTGGGTTACAGCGGAAACTGACCCTTAAAAATTTAATGTTTCCAGTAAAATTGATAAGTAGTTTGATAGAAGCTCGTAGCATAGTGACAAAATTTAAACCTCAGGTAGTTATCGGTACCGGAGGCTTCGCCAGTGGTCCACTTTTAAAAATAGCTTCGAACCAAGGGATACCATGCGTGTTGCAGGAACAAAATTCTTATGCCGGGGTCACCAATAAGATGCTGGCTAAAAAAGTGGAAAAAATATGTGTTGCCTATGATGGGATGGATAAATTTTTTCCTTCCGATAAAATTGTGAAGACAGGAAATCCGGTACGCAGTGATTTAATAAAGGCGGTTGTTGATAAGCAGGCTTCGGTTGAATTTTTTGGATTGGACGCTTCCAAGCCGGTTTTAGTGATTTTGGGCGGAAGTTTAGGGGCAAGAAGGATCAACCAATTGGTAGCAGAGAAACTATCCTTTTTTCAGGCCCTAGGGCTGCAATTGGTATGGCAGTGCGGTAAGCTCTATTATGAAGAGTACAAGAAACATGGTTCGGATACGGTAAAGGTGTACGACTTTTTGAACGATATGAATTTTGCCTATGGGGCTGCAGATATGATTATATCACGGGCAGGTGCCGGTTCAGTTTCTGAATTGTGCATCGTGGGGAAGCCGGTTATTTTTATTCCGTCGCCCAATGTTGCGGAAGACCATCAAACAAAGAACGCACAGGCCTTGATTTCAGAAAATGCTGCTGTCATGGTGAAAGAGAGGGAATTGGATACGCACTTTGAGGTAGTTTTTAAGGAGATTTTCAATTCTAGGGAGCGTCAAGGGGAATTAAGTGCCAATATAAAGAAATTGGCAATGCCGAATGCTACCAAGCATATCGTTGATGAGATAGAAAAGATAATAAACAAATAATGCACTATAGAGGATATTAATGAACATTAAAGATCTACATAGCGTTTATTTTATAGGAATCGGAGGCATAGGAATGTCTGCCTTGGCCCGTTATTTCAAATTTATTGGAAAGAATGTAGGGGGTTATGATAAAACCGAGAGTCCATTGACCAAGGAATTGGTTGAGGGCGGGATGGAAATCCATTATGAGGATAATATGGACCTAGTCCCCGAACATTATAAAAATCCAATAGGAACCTTGGTGGTTTATACTCCAGCGGTACCAATGGATCATACAGAGTACCAGTATTTTGTAAATCGAGGGTTTGAGGTATATAAGAGGTCGGCCGTCCTAGGATTGGTTACTAACCACAGCTTTTGTTTGGCCGTTGCCGGTACCCATGGAAAAACCACAACGTCCAGTATACTGGCGCACCTGCTAAAGGAGGCAGGGATGCCAATCACAGCGTTCTTAGGTGGTATTTCCGAAGATTTCAACAGTAATTTTTTATTAGAGGGGACTGAGGTATCTGTTGTGGAGGCCGATGAGTTTGATAGGTCTTTCCTGCAGCTTACCCCTAATATAGCATGTGTGACCTCGATGGATGCGGACCATCTCGATATTTATGGTACAAGTGAGGCTTTGGTTCAGTCCTTTAACGATTTTGCCGGGAGGTTAAAAACCGATGGAAAACTCTTTGTTCGCAACGGTCTGCCTTTGGAGGGGATAACGTATGGAATAGCCGATGGTTCGGATTATTGTATCGAGAACCTTAAAATAGAAAACGGGGCCTATCTTTTTGATCTGGTTACGCCGGAAGAAACTTTTAAGGGGGTCAGGTTCAGTAAGCCGGGGAAGCACAATTTGCTAAACGGTTTAGTGGCATTTGCGATGGCCTTACAGACTGATGCTCCAAAACAGGGCTTGGTGGATGCCATGGGAACGTTTAAAGGGGTGCAAAGACGATTCTCCTATCGTTTGCGAAGGGATGATTTTGTATTTATTGATGATTATGCCCATCATCCTACTGAAATCAATGCAGTATATGAGGCAATTGAAGAAATGCATCCCAATAAAAAAGTATTGGCGATTTTTCAGCCTCACCTGTTTTCAAGGACGAGGGATTTTATAGATGATTTTGCCAAGAGTTTGGAAAAATTCGACAGCGTGCTCTTATTGGATATTTATCCTGCAAGGGAAAAACCAATTGAAGGGGTAACATCGGAGTGGTTGTTGCAGAAAATAAACAATCCAAAGAAAAAACTGATTGCAAAATCGGGATTGATCGCAGAGATTAAAAAACAAGCCCCAGAAGTTCTGGTGACCATGGGTGCCGGTGATATAGGTTTAGAGGTTGTAAAAATAGAAAAAGAATTCGCTCATGAAAATTAATTGGAACTATCTGAAATTGATGCTGTTGCTGGTTTTAGTGATGTGTCTTTACGCGTTTTCTAACCATAGGAGCAGTGTAAAAACTGTTAATGATATTGATTTACAGTTTTTGGGAGATGAAAATTTGTACACCACTCATGAGATGGTTAATAAATTGTTAATACAAAAATACGGGAACCTTAAAAACGTGCCCAAAGAAAAATTAGTTTTGAATACCATAGAGAAGGTAATTGAGACCGATGAAATGGTGAAAAATGCCCAAGTGTATCTTACTGTAGATGGGAAACTTACGTCGAAAATCATACAGCGAAAGCCAATCGGAAGAGTTGAGGGGTTTAAAAAGTATTATGTGGATGATGAAGGAAGGCGCATGCCCTTCTCTAAAATTCATTCTGCAAGGGTGCCCATTATAACGGGCAACATCACTGGAAAAAGTTTGGAAGATATATACGTAATCCTCGAATATATCAATACGGATAATTTTCTAAGAAAAAATATCATCGGTATCCATGTGGGTGCTGATGGGGATTTTCAGTTAAAGTTTCGTATGGAAAACTTTGTGGTGAATTTGGGAGGTGTTGAGAATTTAAAGGAAAAGTTCAACAACTTCATGGCTTTTTATAACAAGGCCACAAAGGACAAGACATTGAATCATTATGATTTAGTGAGTTTAGAGTATAATAATCAAGTAGTGTGCACCAAAATTTAGGGTATGGAACAAGGTAGTTATTCGGTTGGATTGGATATTGGGACCACCAAGATAGTGGCCATTATAGGGAAGGAGAACGAGTACGGTAAGATTGAGATTCTAGGCATCGGAAGATCCAAGAGTCTTGGGGTACATCGTGGTGTGGTCAATAACATTACACAAACCATAAAGTCTATCCAACAGGCCATTGAACAAGCCGAAGCTAATTCGGGTTTAAAGATTGGTTCCGTTGTGGTGGGCATTGCGGGGCAACATATCAGAAGTTTACAACATAGCGATTACATCACTAGGGTGGATTCTGAGGAGGTGATCAATGATGATGATTTGGACAAACTGTGCAACCAGGTATACAAATTGGTCATGTTACCGGGAGAAGAGATCATCCATGTATTGCCGCAAGAGTATAAGGTTGATGGCCAGGCCGAAATCAAACAGCCTATTGGGATGTATGGAGGAAGGCTGGAGGCCAATTTTCACGTAGTGGTAGGTCAGGTATCTTCCATTAAGAACGTGGGAAGATGTATTAAAAGTGCTGGTTTGGATCTGGGAAGTATTACCCTGGAGCCGCTGGCATCGGCAAATGCAGTTTTGAGTCAGGAAGAAAAGGAAGCAGGGGTAGCCCTGATAGACATAGGAGGAGGTACCACGGATTTGGCCATTTTTAAAGATGGGATCATCAGGCATACCGCGGTAATCCCTTTTGGGGGCAATGTAATTACCGA encodes the following:
- the murD gene encoding UDP-N-acetylmuramoyl-L-alanine--D-glutamate ligase; the protein is MERLVILGGGESGVGTAILGKKMGYDVFVSDGGKIKEKYKNALENLGVDWEEERHTEAKILIADVVMKSPGIPDTVSLVVKLREMNIPVISEIEFASRYTEATIIGITGSNGKTTTTMLVNHLLKNGGLNVGMAGNIGDSFAKMVAEQDYDYYVLEISSFQLDGIVEFKPHIAIITNISPDHLDRYDYKFENYIASKFKIVQNQTDEDYLIYDADDEVIMDYLEQHKISSKLIPFSLEKEFTEGAYIKNNKIQITTQNNTMEMEQDTLALEGKHNLKNTMAASTAAKLVQIRKQTIRESVQNFQGAAHRLEKVLKIHHVQYINDSKATNVNATYYALDSMKTPTVWIVGGLDKGNDYKSLMPMVREKVKAIVCLGLDNSKIKDAFGNVVDLMVETFSMEEAIKVAYKIAERGDTVLLSPACASFDLFKNYEDRGDQFKEAVKNL
- a CDS encoding FtsW/RodA/SpoVE family cell cycle protein gives rise to the protein MVDFFKNIKGDKAIWGVVALLALFSFLPVYSASSNLVYVVGNGTTVGHLLKHAMLLILGFGVIYGVHKIPTHFFKGLSLIAMPIVLLLLAYTLAQGTTIDGANASRWIRLPLVGFTFQTSTLASVVLMIYVARYLTKIKDKIISFKESILPLWLPVFLVLILILPANFSTAAIIFFMVLLLCFMGGYPIRYLMGIIGAGILLLTLFVLLAKAVPDVFPNRVDTWISRVESFWDPADTEADYQIEKAKIAIATGGIVGSGAGKSVMKNFLPQSSSDFIYAIIVEEYGLIGGFAIMFFYLLLLFRIVVVANGSSSVFSKLLVVGVGLPIVFQALINMAVAVELFPVTGQTLPLISSGGTSIWMTCLAIGIVLSASNKNMEEEENASELDDTNPLEVLSGQL
- the murG gene encoding undecaprenyldiphospho-muramoylpentapeptide beta-N-acetylglucosaminyltransferase; translation: MDNYRFILSGGGTGGHIYPAIAIANELKLRYPNADILFVGAKDRMEMEKVPQAGYKIKGLWISGLQRKLTLKNLMFPVKLISSLIEARSIVTKFKPQVVIGTGGFASGPLLKIASNQGIPCVLQEQNSYAGVTNKMLAKKVEKICVAYDGMDKFFPSDKIVKTGNPVRSDLIKAVVDKQASVEFFGLDASKPVLVILGGSLGARRINQLVAEKLSFFQALGLQLVWQCGKLYYEEYKKHGSDTVKVYDFLNDMNFAYGAADMIISRAGAGSVSELCIVGKPVIFIPSPNVAEDHQTKNAQALISENAAVMVKERELDTHFEVVFKEIFNSRERQGELSANIKKLAMPNATKHIVDEIEKIINK
- the murC gene encoding UDP-N-acetylmuramate--L-alanine ligase, with protein sequence MNIKDLHSVYFIGIGGIGMSALARYFKFIGKNVGGYDKTESPLTKELVEGGMEIHYEDNMDLVPEHYKNPIGTLVVYTPAVPMDHTEYQYFVNRGFEVYKRSAVLGLVTNHSFCLAVAGTHGKTTTSSILAHLLKEAGMPITAFLGGISEDFNSNFLLEGTEVSVVEADEFDRSFLQLTPNIACVTSMDADHLDIYGTSEALVQSFNDFAGRLKTDGKLFVRNGLPLEGITYGIADGSDYCIENLKIENGAYLFDLVTPEETFKGVRFSKPGKHNLLNGLVAFAMALQTDAPKQGLVDAMGTFKGVQRRFSYRLRRDDFVFIDDYAHHPTEINAVYEAIEEMHPNKKVLAIFQPHLFSRTRDFIDDFAKSLEKFDSVLLLDIYPAREKPIEGVTSEWLLQKINNPKKKLIAKSGLIAEIKKQAPEVLVTMGAGDIGLEVVKIEKEFAHEN
- a CDS encoding cell division protein FtsQ/DivIB yields the protein MKINWNYLKLMLLLVLVMCLYAFSNHRSSVKTVNDIDLQFLGDENLYTTHEMVNKLLIQKYGNLKNVPKEKLVLNTIEKVIETDEMVKNAQVYLTVDGKLTSKIIQRKPIGRVEGFKKYYVDDEGRRMPFSKIHSARVPIITGNITGKSLEDIYVILEYINTDNFLRKNIIGIHVGADGDFQLKFRMENFVVNLGGVENLKEKFNNFMAFYNKATKDKTLNHYDLVSLEYNNQVVCTKI
- the ftsA gene encoding cell division protein FtsA, whose product is MEQGSYSVGLDIGTTKIVAIIGKENEYGKIEILGIGRSKSLGVHRGVVNNITQTIKSIQQAIEQAEANSGLKIGSVVVGIAGQHIRSLQHSDYITRVDSEEVINDDDLDKLCNQVYKLVMLPGEEIIHVLPQEYKVDGQAEIKQPIGMYGGRLEANFHVVVGQVSSIKNVGRCIKSAGLDLGSITLEPLASANAVLSQEEKEAGVALIDIGGGTTDLAIFKDGIIRHTAVIPFGGNVITEDIKEGCSIIEKQAELLKIKFGSAWPGENKDNEIVSIPGLRGREPKEITLKNLSKIIHARVVEIIEQVYVEIQNYGHEDQKKKLIAGIVLTGGGSQLKHLKQLVEYITGMDTRIGYPNEHLAGDSDEEIASPLYATAVGLLMNAINTKAKVKAIEESHDEVDTEVIYDEGNGQATTEQPKTLRERKSIFDKWSEKLKDFLDNAE